Within Campylobacter jejuni, the genomic segment TTTGATGAGTGCGATAGAATGTCGCAAATTATTGTTTTTGATAAATATTTTAAGACTGCAGGACAAGTGGCTTTTGAACCTAGCGGAGATATTAAAAAACAAACTAAAGAAGCGCTTGCAGAACTTGATGCTTTGTTTGAAAAAATAGGCACAAACAAAGGAGATTTGATTCAAATTCAAATCTGGTTAGCTAATATGCAAGATTTTGATGCAATGAATGAAATTTATGATGCTTGGATTAAAAATTATCCTAAACATGTTAGAGCTTGTGTAGGAAGTGCTTTAGCAGAGGGTTATTTGGTGGAAATTCAAGCTTTTGGAAAGCTAAGAGAGAATTAAAAATTCTCTCCTCCAAATTTTAAAAGCGCAGATCCCCAAGTAAAACCACCGCCAAAAGCATCTAGTAAGATCAGATTTCCTTTTTTAAGTCGACCTTCTTCATAGGCATCATTCATTGCCATAGGTATAGAAGCAGCTGAAGTATTGCCATATTTTTGTACAGTGATTACACATTTTTCATCGCTTAGATTGAGTTTTTCTTGGACGGCTTTAATGATGCGTAGATTAGCTTGATGAGGAATAAAAAGATCAATTTCTTGTGCTAAAATGTTATTTTTAACTAAAATTTCTACAACATCATTGCTAAGCGTGTTTACTGCTATTTTAAAAACTTCATTGCCTTTCATTTGCATAGAAAGTGTTTGACATAGGCTTGATTTTTGCGATCTTTGAGTCATTAAAAGATCTCCATAATTACCATTGCTTGCAGTATGTACATCAAGGATATGATTTTCATTGTCAAAACTTACAACTCCAGCACCTGCACCATCTCCAAAGAGTATACAAATGCTTCTGTCATTGTAATCCATAATTGAACTTGTTTTTTCAGCTCCTATGATTAAAACATTTTTTTTCAAACCACTTTCTACTAAGGCTTTGGCTTGTTCAAGTAAATAGATAAAACCAGAACAAGCTGCTGAAATATCAAAAGCGCTAATATTTACAAGTCCTAAATTTGAAGCAATTTTACAAGCCGTTGAAGGCATAGTAAAATAATCAGGACTTAAAGTGGCTACAAGAATAGCATCAATATCTTCAGGTTTTAAATTTGCTCTTTCTATGGCTTTTAATGCAGCTTTTGTGCCCAAATCGCTAGTATTTTCATTTTCACTAGCAATGCGTCTTTCTTTAATACCTGTGCGTCTAGTGATCCATTCATCGGTGGTATCTACCATTTTTTCAAGATCAGCATTGCTTAAAATTTTTTCTGGAATATAAGAAGCTATACTTTTAAGACCGGCTTTAAGCATTGTATTTCCCAAGTTCATTTTCTATAAGTTCATTGATATGAGATTGGCTAAAATTTATAGCTTGAAAAATCGCATTTTTAATAGCTCTAGAATCGCTTTTTCCATGACTTATGATCACGCAGCCATTAACTCCAAGAAGGGGTGCTCCGCCATATTCTTGCCAATCTGTGTGTTTTTTTAATTTTTTAAAAGATGGCTTCATAAGTAAAGCACCTATTTTAGAAATAAAAGATTGCTTTACTTCGTTTTTTAGAAGCTGAAAAATAGCTGTTGCCACACCTTCACAAGCCTTTAAGATAACATTTCCATCAAAACCATCGCAGACTAAAACATCTATTTCACCATTGAAAATATCTCTACCTTCAGCATTACCTATAAAATTTGGAATTTTTTTCATAAGCTGATGACTTTCTTTGGTAAGTTCATTGCCTTTGCATTCTTCTTCACCATTAGAAAGTAAAGCAAGGCGTGGTTTTTGAATTTGCATAATTTCTCTAGCATAAACTTTACCCATTATGGCAAATTGAAATAAATTTTCAGCTTTACAATCTGTATTAGCTCCAACATCCAAAAGTAAAGTTTTGTTAACGATATTTGGCATTAAAGTGGCAATAGCAGGTCTTGAAATACCTTTAAGTCTTCCAAGTCTTAAGGTAGCCAAAGACATACTTGCTCCACTATGACCCGCTGAAACTACAGCATCTACTTTTTTTTCTTTTAATAAATTAATAGCTTTATATATGGTTGTTTCTTTATTTTTTAAAGCATCCGTGGCATTTTCATTCATCGAAAAAATTTCATTAGCTTCTTCGTATTGTATATATTGTTCTAATTTTTTTGGTATTAAAGGTTTTAGAATTTTAGAATTTCCCACTAAGATAGCGTTAAAAGGTTTTGCTTCTAGCGCCTTTAAAACGCCTTCTATAATGGGTTTTTCTCCAAAATCACCACCCATTGCATCGATGGCAATGTTAATCATTGATTTTAATATTCCTTAGTTGTTGGATTCGCACGGTGAGGCATTTTGTAGCTTCCATCTTTGTCTTTTACAGGCATAGGAAGACTAACTTTATAGTGAGTTCTGCGTTTAGCTGCACGAGTTTTACTTACTCTTCTCTTTGGTACTGCCATTTTTTCTCCTTTATAAAATTTTAATTAATTATTGCAATTTATGCAATAAAAATAATCACTCAAATAAGCTTCAAGCTCGCTGATAGCAACTTCTATTAAATCAATATGTCCATCGAAAAATTCTATAGTATTGCTCAATTCGTTTGCTTCATCTTTAAAAATACCATCACTTGCAAAAAGTTCTAAATTTTCTTTAATTTCAAGTTCCAACTCAGTTCCGCAACTATCACAAGGTTTATAGATAAAACCTTGCATAATAGCATTTATTTTAACAAGCTTAGGATTTATTTTTACTAAATTTCCCTCAAAAATCATATTTTCAAGATTAAGTTTAAAAGGATATTCCTTTGTATTAATCTTAGAAAAAAGGATTTTCATTTAGCAAATTTCATTTGGTTTAAAGAAAAATTCAATTTCTATTTTCGCATTTTCTAAGCTATCGCTTCCATGAACAGCATTAGCATCAATACTCTCAGCAAAATCAGCTCTAATTGTCCCTGCTTTAGCTTCTTTAGGATTTGTTGCCCCCATTAAATCTCTATTTTTCAATACAGCACCTTCCCCTTCTAGTACAGAAACAACAACAGGACCGCTAATCATAAATTCAACCAAATCTTTAAAAAAAGGTCTTTCTTTATGAATAGCATAAAAATTTTCAGCTTGTTCTTTACTAAGTTGAACTTTTTTCATTGCAGCGATTCTTAATCCATTGCTTTCAAAACGATCTAAAATTTTTCCTATAACACCTTTTTTAACAGCATCAGGTTTAATTATAGATAAAGTTTTTTCCATCTTTGTAATAACTCCTTATTTTAATAAAGCTTAAAATTATACTTAAATTTGTTTAAAGAAAGTTAAATTAAAAGAAAAAGCTAGGAATCTCTAGTTTTTTAATTTTTTAAAATTATGCAAAAACTGGAGTGTCCTCGTTTCTCATATCAGCACCAATATTATCACGACTTGGTTGTCCTGATTCTACAGCACTCCAAACTATACATCCATCTGTTGGGCAAGCACTGGCACAAGCTGGTTGATCATTATGTCCTACGCATTCAACGCATTTGTTTGCATAAACATAATATCTATCTTTACCTTCTGGATTGTTAGCATCATCAACGATAGCACCCACTGGACACTCATCAATACAAGAACCACAAGCAATACATGTATCTGTAATTTTTACAGCCATTTTTTCTCCTTTTTAATATTAAGATTTAAAAGATTTTAGCATAAAATTCTTAAATAAGGTAAATTTTGATAATCAAAAATTTACCTTATTTGATAATAATTATAACTTTCTTAAATTTTTAATATTATTTTAGATATTTAAAAAAAATTAAAGATTTAAACGATATAATTTTGTTATCAATAAAATTTATTATTTAGGAGAAAATATGATAGTTACTAAAAAAGCTTTAGATTTTACTGCTCCAGCGGTATTAGGAAACAATGAAATTGTTCAAGATTTTAATCTTTATAAAAACATAGGTCCAAAAGGAGCGGTAGTATTCTTTTATCCAAAAGATTTTACTTTTGTTTGTCCTTCAGAAATTATAGCTTTTGACAAAAGATATCAAGAATTTAAAAATCGTGGTATTGAAGTAATTGGAATTTCAGGAGATAATGAATTTTCACATTTTGCTTGGAAAAATACTCCAGTAAATCAAGGCGGTATTGGTCAGGTTAAATTTCCGCTTGTTGCTGACTTAACTAAGCAGATTGCTAGAAATTTTGATGTACTTTATGCAGAAGCAGTTGCCCTTCGTGGTTCGTTCTTGCTTGATGCTGATGGAACAGTTCGCCATGCTGTGGTTAATGATTTACCACTAGGTAGAAATATAGATGAAATGTTAAGAATGGTTGATACTATGCTTTTTACAAATGAGCATGGTGAAGTTTGTCCTGCAGGATGGAATAAGGGCGATGAAGGTATGAAAGCTAACCCTAAAGGCGTGGCTGAATATCTTGGCAAAAACGAAGCTAAACTTTAATTTCTTAGTATAAAGCCTCTTTACGAGGCTTTTTCTTCATTTTTATTCTTTAATTGAAATTCATAAATTTTCTACTATAATTTTACACACATATTAAAATTTTTACTTAGGCTAAAATATGGCAGGCGAAGATCAAGAAAAAACAGAAGAACCCACGTCCAAAAAGATAGAAGATGCACGTAAAGAAGGTAATGTTCCAAAGTCTCAAGATGCGGCAGCTATTGTAACTTTGATAATTGGAGTAACTATAACTTTATTTATGATGAGTTTTATGGGCGAGAGAATTGTAAATTTATATAGATACTATCAAAGTTTTATTGGTGTTGAATTTGATTTGCGTATTATTCAAGCCATTATGATTAAAAGCATTTTTGAGGTTTTAATTATTCTTGCGCCTATTGTTTTAAGTATTATGATTGCTGGGGTTTTGGGAAATATTATGCAATTTGGTTTTATTTTTACAACTAAACCTATTATGCCAAATTTAGGAAAAATCAATCCTCTAAAAGGTTTAAAAAACCTTTTTTCATTGAAAAAAATTGTTGAAAGTATAAAAATTATTTTAAAAGTGGGCATTGTTTTTACTATAGCTTTTATAGTTTTACTTAAATTTATGCAAGAGCTTCCAAGAGTTGAGCTTTATACTATGGTTGCACAGCTTACTTGGCTAAGAGACAGAGCTATTGTTTTAGCAGCTATTGTTATAGTTGCTTTTTTAATTATTGCTGTTTTAGATGTTTTTTTGGTGCGTTTTCAGTATTTTAAAGGTTTGCGTATGAGCAAACAAGAAATAAAAGATGAGTATAAACAAATGGAAGGAGATCCTCAGGTTAAAGGTAGAATTCGTAGACTTCAAATGGAAGCTGCGCGTCGTCGTATGGTTCAAGATGTTGCAGGTGCGGATGTGGTGATCACAAACCCAACGCATTATGCCGTAGCTATTCGTTATGATACAAGTAAAGAACAAGCTCCTAGGGTTGTTGCCAAAGGAGTGGATTTTCTCGCTCTTCGCATAAAACAAGTAGCCTATGAAAATAATGTTGTAGTTTATGAAAATCCTCCTTTAGCAAGAGAGCTTTATAAAGCTTGTGATGTTAATGATCTTATTCCTAGGGAAATGTTTAAAGCTGTAGCTGAGGTGCTAGGATTTGTTTATAATACAAATAATAAGAGTCGTTTAGCTGGTCAAGTAAAAAAAGGAAACTAAAACTTTTAAGGTGTTTTAGTTCCTATTTTGTTAATAAGCTCAAGAACCGATTTTTGAGTACTTGTATCTACTGTATCGACTTTAAAATATATTTCTACTCTATTATTTTCTAGAGCTTGTGGATTTCCATTGATGGGATTATTAAGCCCGTAGCTTTTAATGCTAATGTTTTTTAAATTTTCTCCACCTTCTATAAAATATTTTAATACATTTTCCGCTCTTTGGTAGGCGAGTTCATAACTTCTTATAATAGAGTCGCTATTGTCTGTATAGCCTCTAATTTCTATTTTTGCTTGAGGTGGCAAATATGTTGTTAGTTCAGCCGTACGTTTTAAATAATCTTGTATATCAGCTGAAACGATTTGAGCGCTACCTCTTTCAAATTCAACTTTAGATGGAAGGTTAAGAGCAACCTGATTGTCGCTTTGATCTAGAGCCGCTTGAAGACGTTTGATAGTTTCTTGCTGTGTCATAGTCATTTGTTTTAATGATTTGAGTTCATCACTTTCTTCTTTTGCTGCACCTTTGTACTTTTCTTGAGTTTTAGCTTCTTCTTTGACTGTTTGGGTAGAGGTGTAATCAAAAATTTTTACAAATTCTGTTTTTAATGCTTCTACTTTAGCTGGATTTGTTTTAGAAATTGCCCAAAGAGCAATAAAGAGTGCTAAAAGCAAACTTAGAAAGTCTGCATAAGGCACAGCCCATTTTTCACCTGCTGGACATTCTGGGCATTTATGTTTTTTAGCCATTTTTAACCTTTGTCAAATTGTGAAATTCTTGGATCATCGTGACTTAAGAAGTTAAAAAGTTTAGCTTCTAAATCTCTAGGATTAGCACCTTCTGCAATTCCTTTTATAGCTTCAGTAATAACAATTTGCTCTTTTACAAGATCCATTCCATTAGCTTTTAATTTTTTTCCCCAAGGAGCAAAAAGTGCATAAGCGCCAAAAATTCCCGTAACTGTAGCTGTGAAAGCACCTGAAATACCTGCTGCC encodes:
- a CDS encoding RidA family protein, which gives rise to MIKRFDECDRMSQIIVFDKYFKTAGQVAFEPSGDIKKQTKEALAELDALFEKIGTNKGDLIQIQIWLANMQDFDAMNEIYDAWIKNYPKHVRACVGSALAEGYLVEIQAFGKLREN
- the fabH gene encoding beta-ketoacyl-ACP synthase III, with translation MLKAGLKSIASYIPEKILSNADLEKMVDTTDEWITRRTGIKERRIASENENTSDLGTKAALKAIERANLKPEDIDAILVATLSPDYFTMPSTACKIASNLGLVNISAFDISAACSGFIYLLEQAKALVESGLKKNVLIIGAEKTSSIMDYNDRSICILFGDGAGAGVVSFDNENHILDVHTASNGNYGDLLMTQRSQKSSLCQTLSMQMKGNEVFKIAVNTLSNDVVEILVKNNILAQEIDLFIPHQANLRIIKAVQEKLNLSDEKCVITVQKYGNTSAASIPMAMNDAYEEGRLKKGNLILLDAFGGGFTWGSALLKFGGENF
- the plsX gene encoding phosphate acyltransferase PlsX, with translation MINIAIDAMGGDFGEKPIIEGVLKALEAKPFNAILVGNSKILKPLIPKKLEQYIQYEEANEIFSMNENATDALKNKETTIYKAINLLKEKKVDAVVSAGHSGASMSLATLRLGRLKGISRPAIATLMPNIVNKTLLLDVGANTDCKAENLFQFAIMGKVYAREIMQIQKPRLALLSNGEEECKGNELTKESHQLMKKIPNFIGNAEGRDIFNGEIDVLVCDGFDGNVILKACEGVATAIFQLLKNEVKQSFISKIGALLMKPSFKKLKKHTDWQEYGGAPLLGVNGCVIISHGKSDSRAIKNAIFQAINFSQSHINELIENELGKYNA
- the rpmF gene encoding 50S ribosomal protein L32; amino-acid sequence: MAVPKRRVSKTRAAKRRTHYKVSLPMPVKDKDGSYKMPHRANPTTKEY
- the ndk gene encoding nucleoside-diphosphate kinase — its product is MEKTLSIIKPDAVKKGVIGKILDRFESNGLRIAAMKKVQLSKEQAENFYAIHKERPFFKDLVEFMISGPVVVSVLEGEGAVLKNRDLMGATNPKEAKAGTIRADFAESIDANAVHGSDSLENAKIEIEFFFKPNEIC
- the fdxA gene encoding DUF362 domain-containing protein yields the protein MAVKITDTCIACGSCIDECPVGAIVDDANNPEGKDRYYVYANKCVECVGHNDQPACASACPTDGCIVWSAVESGQPSRDNIGADMRNEDTPVFA
- the ahpC gene encoding peroxiredoxin, which encodes MIVTKKALDFTAPAVLGNNEIVQDFNLYKNIGPKGAVVFFYPKDFTFVCPSEIIAFDKRYQEFKNRGIEVIGISGDNEFSHFAWKNTPVNQGGIGQVKFPLVADLTKQIARNFDVLYAEAVALRGSFLLDADGTVRHAVVNDLPLGRNIDEMLRMVDTMLFTNEHGEVCPAGWNKGDEGMKANPKGVAEYLGKNEAKL
- the flhB gene encoding flagellar biosynthesis protein FlhB produces the protein MAGEDQEKTEEPTSKKIEDARKEGNVPKSQDAAAIVTLIIGVTITLFMMSFMGERIVNLYRYYQSFIGVEFDLRIIQAIMIKSIFEVLIILAPIVLSIMIAGVLGNIMQFGFIFTTKPIMPNLGKINPLKGLKNLFSLKKIVESIKIILKVGIVFTIAFIVLLKFMQELPRVELYTMVAQLTWLRDRAIVLAAIVIVAFLIIAVLDVFLVRFQYFKGLRMSKQEIKDEYKQMEGDPQVKGRIRRLQMEAARRRMVQDVAGADVVITNPTHYAVAIRYDTSKEQAPRVVAKGVDFLALRIKQVAYENNVVVYENPPLARELYKACDVNDLIPREMFKAVAEVLGFVYNTNNKSRLAGQVKKGN
- the motB gene encoding flagellar motor protein MotB, with the translated sequence MAKKHKCPECPAGEKWAVPYADFLSLLLALFIALWAISKTNPAKVEALKTEFVKIFDYTSTQTVKEEAKTQEKYKGAAKEESDELKSLKQMTMTQQETIKRLQAALDQSDNQVALNLPSKVEFERGSAQIVSADIQDYLKRTAELTTYLPPQAKIEIRGYTDNSDSIIRSYELAYQRAENVLKYFIEGGENLKNISIKSYGLNNPINGNPQALENNRVEIYFKVDTVDTSTQKSVLELINKIGTKTP